The genomic region gtcagtcctgccatcccaggaatcggtCTGGTGAACTTTTGCTGGACTCTCTCAGTAACAAGAATGTCCTTTCTCAGaccaggagaccaaaactgcacacaacattcaaGGTGTGGCCCCACCGAGGCCCTGcctaactgcagcaagacatccctactctgatactcaaatcctcacactatgaaggccagcataccacTCCCTTTCCACAATAACCTGTTGCACCTGAtgccaaccttcagtgactgttccaccatgacacccaggtctcgttgcacctcaccttttcctaaactgtcaccattcagataataatctgcctttctgtttttgccaccaaagtggagaaccttgcatttatccacattatgctGCGTTTGTCAAGTATctgcccactcagccagtctgtccaagtcaccctgcaccCTCTTACCATCCTCctcacaggcacacactgccacccagcttagtgtcatctgcaaacgtggagctactgcattcaattcctttgtccaaattgttaatgtatattgtgaacagctgtggtcccagcaccgaacctgaCGGTGCcccacttgtcactgcctgccactctgaaaagcatctgtttattccaactctctgcttcctgtctgtcaaccagttctctatccatattAATACATGACCTccgataccatgagctttaattttccttactAATCTCTTGTGCTGAACCTTGTTAGAAGGCTTTTTAAAGTCCAGATACACCGCATCCACTGATTCACCCATGTGCACTCTACTGgccacatcctcaaaacattccagaagatttgtcaagtatgatttccctatAGTGAATCCATATTGACTAGGATCAATTCTGTCACCGtgttccaaatgctcagttattacatccttaaagattgactccagcatttttccccaccaccaatgtcagactaactggcctTTAGTTCCCCATTTCCTCTATCcctgcttttttaaaaagtggggtTACGTTAGCTACCCTTCAGTCTTTTGGAACTCTCCCACAGCCTATAgaatgaccaccaatgcattcaCTATTTCTAGGACCATTTCCTTAAGTATAATGGGATGCAGAGCATCAGGCCCTGgggttttaatcccatcaatttctccaATACCATTTACTGACTAataaggatttccttcagttcttccTTCATGCATTGCACTCTGTCCCCTAGCATTTCCAGAAGGTCATTTGTGACCTCCTTAGTGAACACCAATCCAAAATTTTGTTCAACTGTTCTGCCATCTTTTTGTTGTCCATTATGAATTTACCTGATTCTAACTGCAAGAGACCACTATTTGTCTTCaccagtctttttctcttcacatatctaTAAAAGCTTTTGCAGTCAGCTTTTATGTTTCGCAAGCTTAAtttcatattctattttcccTTTCTGAATTAAACCCTTTGTCCCCTTCagctgaattttaaatttctcccagtcCTCGGGTTTGTCACGTTCTCTGACCAATGTATGTGCCTCCTCTTTGACTTTAAAACTATTCCtgatttcccttgttagccatggaAGACCCACCTTCCCTGTTTCATTCCTACACCAGACAGGGACGTACAATTGTTGAAGTTCATCCATGTGttctttaaatgtctgccattgcctATCCACCGTCAAACCGTTAAGTATCCTTGGCCGTCTTATCCTCGCCAATGCATGCCAATACGGCAATCTTCATGTGCAAGtctggacagtgagtgagtggatGTCATGATGACTAATGCCAGTCCAGTTTTCATCAACAATTGTTTATGAGCCCCCTAAgaagggaaacagccccagcctgttcagcctctccctgtatctctaaccctggcaacatcgtttcAGAAGCCTTTCAATTTCATATCTTtctgatagcagggagactagaattcaATGCAGTGTTGATGCAATCTTTGAAGCCCAAAGCCAGTTCTCCTTTATTTGGTGCGCACAGTTTAATTTGCTGCCTTTGTAATTCCGAAACCTTTCTCCCTGATTCTTATGAAGAGCTTGCAGGTGATCTGGGGTAGACATGGCTGATTATTCCCCTGCCTCAGCTAGGAACATCGAGGCCAATTGCAGCGACTAAGATTAGCAACTTAGCATCAACCTGGAATTCAACAACTCCTAACCACAGTCCCATAGCTAGGTAAATGATCTTGCATGGAACTTCCTTCATTCACACTACAACCTTTGCTGTACACAATACACACAAGAAACAGTTGATGAGTCATCTAGGCTGTTCTTCACAGGAGCTACAGAATTTCATAAAGAGCAAAGGGCTGTGAAATTGCCTCATTTCAAACACATAGCACTCTTCACATAAAATTCCTTGCATAAATTACAGCTCTTGGCTTCAGAAAAGTACAAATACCTTCAAAATAAGAGTGTCTTTAAAGCTGCTCATCAACTTGTGGTCCTTTATCCTACTTTTGTTTATTTCGTTGACCAGCTGTTTTGTTCGTTCACACAGGGCATCGATGCTTGAATCTGATGCCACCaaacagtttgggggcttgttACTGAAATCAATCGTGGAATCCTCAAAATCTGAGTTTGCTGTTCTTTCATCAACTAAACTACAGGATTCTGCTCTGTTACAGGAGAAAAAGTACaacaacaataaaataaaatcataaGCTGGTGAGTATGATATCTATAGATAAAGAGTTATTAAAATAAATGTAAGTATTGCATAACTATGTTATGGCTGGACCATCTATCCCTTTTAGAGAAAGGAATGAGCTATCAGAATTGTATAAGGGTATATCTGGTGAGTAATTTTTAGATATTGTTCCCAAAGATGTTTTCAAGTAAGCCTGCAAGCTCTTCATAAGAATCAGGGAGAAAGGTTTCGGAATTACAAAGGCAGTAAATTAAACTGTGCGCACCAAATAATGGAGAACTGGCTTTGGACTTCAAAGATTGAATCAACTCTGCATTGAATTGTAGTCTCCCtgttattggaaagatgctgtgaattGAAAGGACGTTGCTGGGGTTAgaaatacagggagaggctgaacaggccaggactgttttccctgcagcatcaaaggctgagggattacattatagaggtttataaaatcataaggggcatggatagggtaaatagtcaaggggagtccaaaactagatggaataaggtgagaggggaatgacttaaaagggacctaaggggcaatgttttcatgcagaggatggtgtgtgtatggaatgagctgccagaggaaggcgAGGAGGcggatacaattataacatttaaaagacatctggatgggtatacgaacaggaaggatttaaaggaatatgggccaaatactggcaaatgggacaaaattaatttaggatatctggtcgacatagataagttggactgaagggtctgtttccatgctgtatatctccaagACTCTTTCAGGCAAACACAAAGTCCAACCTATTTAACTAGCTTGATATGGTAACCAAGAATATTCAATCAATGTGTTACTATCAGAGGATGCAAACATCAGCGGTCAAGAACCACGGACAGAGAGGAAGATTATGGAAATTCAACCCAATGTTACTGTTCCATTATTAAGCATCTTCTATTCATGTCAATTCTCCTCGTAAACCCAGTGTAAAAGACGTGTTTCATAAATGATTGTGCTGCCAAGCTCCGGCTAATACACTGCATGCACAATCTGGCATGCGGAACTGCAAAAGATCATCATTGCTAACAATCTTAAATAGATTCTCAGAGTCACTCTGTTTTCCAAGCTAGAATATGTTTCCTGGTAAGAAGACCTTTCTGAGATGATTGAAACTTGATTGTTCCCAGCTAAATGCGAGTCTGAATCATACATCAAGATTGCAGGTTATTATAGTGTGTGATTTAGCACAAGCCACTTACTGACAGCAAGCCAGCAACTTTAAGCCTTCAGGATTAGAGAGGAAGAAGTTTCCCCTGCTGGAATTATGGCTTGGGTTGTGGAAATGCAGCTCACATTGAATTTGcttttaggccattcagcccaatgggtGCATGCTAGTTTTTATGCTCCATATTAGCCTTTTCCAACTCTTTTTCTATCTACATTTCTAATTTCCCTTCTCCTTCATGAACTTGACTAACTTCATCTCAAATACAAGGTTATCACCTCCATTCATCAGGATATATTCTTGTCAGCCATtgtggacctgatgggcagaatggcttccTTCCATGTCAGATATTTCTAATTCTCTTTAATGGTGAGCTATGAAATTTTGAACGAACTGGAGGATTGGAGCAAGGACAGCAGTTCGACTAGTGTTAAAAAGTGCTATCGAGATGTGATGGAGACATGGATCAGGGTTTCAACACAGAAAGAGGGAACATACAGACAGAATGGAGCAAAGGTTGAAGAGGTGGGAGAAAGCCAAATTTGGGATTGAGTAGGACAGGCATCCTCTGGGAAGGAGGCAGTCATTTTTTCATTAATAAAAAGAATTGTTCACGACGAGTTTAAAGTTATGTAGTTGTATGATGGTGAGGCATACATTAACTGAAAGCATTTCACAAGTaccttgattagggatagtcagcacggttttgtgaagggtaggtcgtgcctcacaaaacttactgagttctttgagaaggtgaccaaacaggtagatgagagtaaaccggttgatgtggtgtatatggatttcagcaaggtgttcgataaggttctccacagtaggctattgtacaaaatgcggaagaataggattgtgggagatatcgcagtttggatcagtattggcttggtgaaagaagacagagggtgatggatgatgggaaatgttcatcctggagtccagttaccagtggtgtactgcaagggttggtgttgggtccactgctgttcgtcatttttataaacgacctgggtGAGGGCGTaaaagggtggattagtaaatttgcagacgacagagagagagcctttttccaagtatggtgacagtgagcacaagggggcatagcttgaggggtgatagatataggacagatgtcagaggtagtttctttactcagagagtagtaagggtatggaatgctttgcctgcaacggtagttgATTCGCCTGCAACGGTAGttgattcgccaactttaagtacatttaagttgtcattggacaagcatatgtaCATGAAATAGTACACTatttaggttagatgggcttcagattggttccacaggtcggcgcaacatcgagggccgaagggcctgtactgtgctgtaatgttctatgttctatattaatgTATTGAGTCAATTAACTAAGGATTTACACATATTCCCTGGAACACTGTGTTCTCTATTATCAGCCAACAGAAAAATCAGCAGTTTCTACTCTAAAAGtacaatttcaaaaataattaatttgtgCATTTAACATTGAGGAACAGCTGTAAGACGTTACATATACATTTTAATTTAACTTATGGCTTTTTAGCATTGCATCAGACTTATGTTTAGATTATTTTGAATTAATACGAGTGAACCTCCTGTGGCTTCATGCAAAGCAAGTCACGCAAAAGAAATCACTGTGTGCTTGTGAGACAGTAGATAGACATGCAAAAATTGCAGGAGGGGATGCTGAAATGTCAGTTCTGTCCTAAACAATCACTGCCAACATTTTCAGTTTCTGTTTCAAATTTTACTTCTGTCCTGCTCTCAGCTGAAGTCCACGAGTCAAAGTCCAGCAGATAAAGCATTCTGGGTCTAACAGCTCAAATCAGAATTAGCTAGCTAGTCCCAATATGCACTAGAGAATGGTGAAGCCCAAATAAGGAGAATGTGTGacatatgtaaaaaaaaatgctaagAGTTTACAGATTTAAGCATGAGCTGTACTCAAAGTTTGAACTTTGCCAATGTATCACCAGTGTACAATATGACAGCAGGACTTGTATCTGGCATGTATCATTTTCTCACACCTTTCTCATTTCACCTTTTAATAAAGCCTGATCAGTTCTTACAAGTACACCTACTGTAAGATTTCATACCAATGCATAACTGCTTTTTTATGTTAAATATCAGATAATTACCAGGTATTTTGCGCTCAGCAAATACTCCAATCTTTACTAAATTTTCATTCCCAATCCTCATCTTAAAAAGCTCcacaaaaactggaattaagaaatAATTTACCTCTGCAAATTCACTGCCTCTGTGCTGCCATCTAAAGCATATATTTTTTATAGCTGTAAATGTTTTAACTTGGAGCTCAATAAGCAATTTGTCAATCTCAGATTGATTGTCTGAGTTAAATGTTAAAAGGCCCCTCTGTCACTCATAGCTACACTGAACAGTGTGCGTTCCTAAACATGGGCAGGCCTTTGTGTGAACAATAGGAAGTCCATCAGATTCTCCCAGTTGTAACTCAAGCAGAAAATGTAGGCAATGTGGCCCACAAAGCATCAAGACAACTACAAAAAGCAAATGTTCCAGCACCTTTGGAACAACAACGTTGTAGATCAGTTTGTTTGTTCTCCCGCTTAACACAGAATAGCAAAACCTCACCTTAAATCCACCTCTGTGTAGAGATTCTTCCTGATGCCACTAGTTAGCGGTGTGCTTTCACTGACGTTCCCTACCTTTTGCTCGGCGCTATCATAATCCTTGTCAGCCATCCTGATCTACAACAATAAGCAGAGTTTTTAGAGCTTGCATCATATTTAAAACTGTAGTCTGTATTGATTGCATATGTTTTTCATTGAATTTTCTGCTCTCTTGCAAGCTGCAGATCCTTGGGGGTTCATAATCACCATTTGATGCTTTGCCCAACTCATATATTTCCAaacttcagtcctgatgaaatgTCAATTCATCTAAAATGATAACTTAATTCCTCCGTCCTAAACaacactttccagcattttctgtttctgtcgCAAATTTTCAGCATCCATAGAATTTTACTTTTGGCCTTCAgctggactgattagggatagtcaacatgcctttgtgtgtgggaaatcatgtctcacaaacttgattgagttttttgaagaagtaacaaagaagattgatgagggcagagcagtagattgatctatatggacttcagtaaggtgctcgacaaggttccccgtgggaagctgattagcaaggttagatctcatggaatacagggagaactagccatttagatacaaagctggctcaaaggtagaagatagatggtggtgggggagggttgtttttcagactggaagtctgtgaccggtggagtgcgacaaggatcagtgctgggtcctctacgttttgtcatttacataaattatttggacgtgagcataagaggtacagttagtaagtttgcagatgacagcaaaattcgagatgtagtggacagcgaagagggatacttcagattataacaggatcttgaccagatgggccaatgggctgagaagtggcagatggagtttaattcagataaatgcgaggtgctgcattttgggaaagtaaatcttagcaggacttatacacttaatggtaaggtcttagggagtattgctgaataaagagaccttggagtgcaagttcatgtctccttgaaagtggagtcgcagatagataggatagtgaagaagatgtttgatatgcttccttttataggtcagagtattgtgtacaggagttgggaggtcatgttgcagctgtacaggacattggttaggccacagttggaatattgcgtgcaattctggtctatttgtctggaccttgtctatttcacctatccatgcccctcatgattttataaacctctataatgccacctctcagcctctgacgctccagggaaaatagcaccagcctattcaacctctccctaaagctcaaaccctccaaccttggcaacatccttgtaaatcttgtctgaaccctctcaagtttcataacatcttttctgtaggaaggagacaagaattgcacactaattccaaaagtggcctaatcaacgttgtgtacagccacaacgtgacatcccaactcctgtactcaatggtctgaccaataaagaaaagcataccaaatgccttcttcaccattctaTCTACctataactccactttcaaggaacaatgaacctgaactccaagatctctggtcagcaacactccccaggaccttaccattttgTGTTGTATAATTCTTTGGAGCAGCAAGAAAAAACACTCAATTTTCAATTGTTTGCTTTGTAGCTTGGTTGGGGGCAGTGCAAATGTTAAACTAAACAATACCTCTGCAATAAATTCAATATGCTCTGTGTTCCTAATTCAGGAATGAAATTAAACATCTCTACACACAAAGATTTGTAGCAATTTGGAAACTCTCTTTCATAAGAAGCAGTTGATACTAGCTGTGAGTTTGCTAAGATGTTGTTTAACAAAACATGTTAAGGAATAGGGGACATCAAAGGCCCACATATGGAACTATGTCACAGATCAGCTATTTTATCACTGGATGGGCTATAtcatcatttcctgttttcttGGGTTTCAGGAATACTATTGTTTGATCGGCCAGCCTGGCTCTCAgtgagacaaaagtgaggactgcagatgctggagatcagagtc from Hemiscyllium ocellatum isolate sHemOce1 chromosome 45, sHemOce1.pat.X.cur, whole genome shotgun sequence harbors:
- the LOC132836035 gene encoding synaptonemal complex central element protein 2-like; translation: MADKDYDSAEQKVGNVSESTPLTSGIRKNLYTEVDLRAESCSLVDERTANSDFEDSTIDFSNKPPNCLVASDSSIDALCERTKQLVNEINKSRIKDHKLMSSFKDTLILKVSEFSKKIEEGLFEIYSSENKLIEDTLQELLNILDRVRCLESELKQTCTAMATVYKDMCTQPEV